One genomic segment of Styela clava chromosome 3, kaStyClav1.hap1.2, whole genome shotgun sequence includes these proteins:
- the LOC120342177 gene encoding uncharacterized protein LOC120342177 encodes MESTCDINNEMIKMRKEIKRGKIWAITKLVRNVRNLRNKKGNEMQLSKNKRRAERLIEEIDVIKDLKPDDVFKALLNSDSKSCPQSLMNSDLPLTQRAIIRIGSATFIQTRMSDIKYKVSTFNLERTNKPSSKTIEECEPPLNDVGDVKQDNELQMRLETATKNLMQKKPLSKKQKPDQFIALQTDNLKIDEISSNLMPEENNSTEDGDSMEGDIISDDEEEEREASNDDTPHQNDDDVSVTKEDASPMVVEERIIGTTAEGYQIVLPLLPTTHDKSVSQEANKKNFNDIAEGAEDVTDVLTNIGENFHSDDDASDSDIEYEDLAELALKSKQNLNKDAENKEDMFFMDAKGSSDKKFQRIVSKSNKSESSDDEELRQVKSCFVESLASVSHQRTKGKNRMSQRARKRLHSKKKTSEHSNNNDSKKSNSTNKSGKMQNNLKTETSLKTIELQPFHPSWEASRKRKEQQSMIKQFKGKRVCFDDSD; translated from the exons ATGGAATCGACCTGTGATATCAACAATGAG ATGATAAAAATGAGAAAGGAAATCAAACGAGGGAAGATATGGGCAATTACAAAACTTGTTCGGAATGTTCGGAATCTTCGCAATAAAAA GGGAAATGAGATGCaattgtcaaaaaacaaaaGAAGAGCTGAAAGACTAATTGAAGAAATTGACGTTATCAAG GATCTGAAGCCTGACGATGTATTTAAAGCACTTTTGAACTCTGATTCAAAATCATGTCCGCAGTCTTTAATGAATTCTGATTTACCGTTGACGCAAAGAGCAATTATTCGGATTGGTTCTGCAACTTTTATTCAAACCAG AATGTCTGATATCAAGTATAAAGTATCCACTTTCAATCTTGAAAGAACCAACAAACCATCATCTAAAACGATTGAAGAATGTGAACCACCATTAAATGATGTTGGAg ATGTGAAGCAAGATAACGAACTACAAATGAGATTAGAAACAGCGACAAAGAACTTGATGCAGAAAAAGCCACTTTCAAAGAAGCAAAAGCCAGATCAATTCATTGCATTACAAACtgacaatttaaaaattgatgaaatttctaGTAATCTCATGCCAGAAGAAAACAATAGTACTGAGGATGGCGATAGTATGGAAGGTGATATTATTTCGGACGATGAAGAAGAAGAGAGAGAAGCTTCTAATGATGATACTCCCCACCAAAATGATGATGATGTTTCAGTAACAAAAGAAGACGCAAGCCCTATGGTG GTGGAAGAGCGAATAATTGGAACAACAGCTGAAGGATATCAGATTGTATTACCATTACTTCCTACAACACATGACAAATCAGTATCTCAAGAAGCCAACAA aaaaaatttcaatgacATTGCTGAAGGGGCTGAGGATGTCACAGATGTTTTGACAAACATAGGAGAAAACTTTCATTCCGATGATGACGCATCTGACAGTGACATAG AGTATGAGGATTTGGCAGAATTAGCTTTGAAATCGAAACAGAATTTGAATAAAGATGCTGAAAATAAAGAGGATATGTTTTTTATGGATGCAAAAG GTTCATCTGATAAAAAGTTCCAACGTATTGTTAGCAAATCCAACAAATCTGAATCATCTGATGATGAGGAATTAAGACAAGTCAAGTCTTGCTTTGTTGAAAGCTTAGCAAGTGTGTCACATCAACGTACTAAAG gTAAAAACAGAATGAGTCAAAGAGCAAGAAAAAGATTACATTCAAAAAAGAAGACTAGCGAACACAGCAACAATAATGACTCGAAAAAGTCGAATTCAACTAATAAATCTGGaaaaatgcaaaacaacctGAAAACTGAGACTTCTCTGAAAACTATTGAACTGCAACCATTCCATCCATCATGGGAAGCAAGTAGAAAGAGAAAGGAACAACAATCTATGATAAAACAATTTAAAGGAAAACGTGTTTGTTTTGATGATAGTGATTAA